The following proteins come from a genomic window of Tepidiforma thermophila:
- a CDS encoding glucose-1-phosphate adenylyltransferase family protein translates to MNDVLAMILAGGQGDRLSILSEQRAKPAVVFGGNYRIIDFVLSNCANSDISKLAVLTQYRPRSLFNHIGAGRPWGYDTPEGGIQILQPYLGKADADWYQGTADAVYQNLYVIEEARVREILILAGDHIYLTSYRNLVAYHRSQGADATVAVYSVPRSEAHRFGVLDLDPSGRVIDFQEKPKEPRGSWISMGIYVFNKDVLVEQLQADADLGEASSHDFGKDIIPRMFRTHRVFGYQYHDYWRDVGTIESYWAAHMDLLQPNPPLDLEDPDLKLRTAGSIPPPARFGPNARVTESLISPSARIDGEVYRSVISPGVVIEPGAVVRESIIQHRCVIRSGTVIDRCILDKEVSVGAGCVIGTGDPNIPNRERPDIVNTGISIIGKRATIPSGLRIGRNVVVGPGVHEELADLKELESGASVHPTHIPLHLFV, encoded by the coding sequence GTGAACGACGTCCTCGCGATGATCCTCGCCGGCGGACAGGGCGACCGGCTCTCCATCCTCTCCGAGCAGCGCGCCAAGCCTGCCGTCGTCTTCGGCGGCAACTACCGCATCATCGATTTCGTCCTCTCCAACTGCGCCAACAGCGACATCAGCAAGCTCGCCGTCCTCACCCAGTACCGCCCGCGCTCGCTCTTCAACCATATCGGCGCCGGCAGGCCCTGGGGCTACGACACCCCCGAGGGCGGCATCCAGATCCTCCAGCCCTACCTCGGCAAAGCCGACGCCGACTGGTACCAGGGCACCGCCGACGCCGTCTACCAAAACCTCTACGTCATCGAAGAAGCCCGCGTCCGCGAAATCCTCATCCTCGCCGGCGACCATATCTACCTCACCTCCTACCGCAACCTCGTCGCCTACCACCGCTCCCAGGGCGCCGACGCCACTGTCGCCGTCTACAGTGTCCCCCGCAGCGAAGCCCACCGCTTCGGCGTTCTCGACCTCGACCCCTCCGGCCGCGTCATCGACTTTCAGGAGAAGCCCAAAGAGCCTCGCGGCTCCTGGATCTCCATGGGCATCTACGTCTTCAACAAAGATGTCCTCGTCGAACAGCTCCAGGCCGACGCCGACCTCGGCGAAGCCAGCTCCCACGACTTCGGCAAAGACATCATCCCCCGCATGTTCCGCACCCACCGCGTCTTCGGCTACCAGTACCACGACTACTGGCGCGATGTCGGCACCATCGAATCCTACTGGGCCGCCCACATGGACCTCCTCCAGCCCAACCCCCCGCTCGACCTCGAAGACCCCGACCTGAAGCTCCGCACCGCCGGCTCCATCCCCCCGCCGGCGCGCTTCGGCCCCAACGCCCGCGTCACCGAGTCGCTCATCTCTCCCTCTGCCCGCATCGACGGCGAGGTCTACCGCTCCGTCATCTCCCCCGGCGTCGTCATCGAACCCGGCGCCGTCGTCCGCGAATCCATCATCCAGCACCGCTGCGTCATCCGCTCCGGCACCGTCATCGACCGCTGCATCCTCGATAAAGAGGTCTCCGTCGGCGCCGGCTGCGTCATCGGCACCGGCGACCCGAACATCCCCAACCGCGAGCGGCCCGATATCGTCAACACCGGCATCTCCATCATCGGGAAGCGCGCCACCATCCCCTCCGGCCTCCGCATCGGCCGCAACGTCGTCGTCGGCCCCGGCGTCCACGAAGAACTCGCCGACCTCAAAGAACTCGAATCCGGCGCCTCCGTCCACCCCACCCACATCCCCCTCCACCTCTTCGTCTGA